The Gloeobacter morelensis MG652769 genome contains the following window.
TCAAACAATTCTCAGGCGATCAAGGTTATCAGGCGTTGGTGCGGGAGATCCTCTGGAACTACGTGCGCGAAAAATCCGGCGAGTACAAAGTCCTGGTCGGCCGCGGCGAGATCCGCTCGACTTTCACAGCCACCGCCCACCAGGAGCAGCGCTGCGCCCTGAGCGGTAGCCCGATCCGCCCCAACGAGCCGATCCTGCTGGGCCTCACCACCCAGGGCAACCTGGTGCCGATCAAGGCCGAGAGCCTCACCGATTGAAGACCGGCTCTCCCCTGGCCGAGGCTCGAAACTGTAGCAATAGCTACCAATGTTACGTTCTCTGACGCTCGCTTGGGCCGGAGATCGATGTTTTTGTAACATTGGATACAGCTGTTTGAACCTATTTCTCAAGGGGAGACGCATGGTTACCCGCTTCAACGACTCACCCAGTCCGGCTTATATTTGTCCGAACGACATGGCCTGCTCGAATCTCGACCGCGCCGCCCAGATTCTGCACCTCGATCCGGGGGTGGTCGAGGTGCTGGGTACGCCGCACCGGGTGCTCACCGTGTCGGTGCCGGTGCGCATGGACAACGGCCAGATTCGGGTCTTCGCAGGCCACCGCGTGCAGCACTGCAACGTGTTGGGGCCTTACAAAGGCGGCATGCGCTATCACCCGGACGTGACGCTCAGGGAAGTGTCGACCCTGGCGATGCTGATGACCTGGAAGTGTGCGCTGATGGGCATTCCTTACGGCGGGGCCAAAGGCGGCATCGCCATCAATCCGACCACTCTCTCGGTGGGCGAACTGGAGCGGCTCACCCGCCGCTTTACCAGCGAACTGGTGCGCGACATCGGCCCGCAAATCGACATCCCGGCTCCGGATGTGGGCACCGGACCGCGGGAGATGGCCTGGATGATGGACACCTATTCGATGAGCGTCGGGCACGCCTCGCCGGGGGTGGTGACCGGCAAGCCCCTCAGTATCGGTGGCTCCAAGGGCCGCGATGCGGCCACCGGCCGGGGTGTCGTCATCGCCACGCGCGAGGCGCTCACCACCGCCGGGATGGCGCTGTCCGGCGCTACTGTCGCCATTCAAGGTTTCGGCAAAGTGGGCAAAGCAGCGGCCCTGATCTTCCAGGAGCAAGGGGCGCGGGTGATTGCGCTCTCCGACGGTTCGGGGGGCATCTACAACCCCGACGGCCTCGACATCGAGCAGGCCGCCGATTTTGTGCGCGACGGCAGCCGGCTTGCGCAGTATCCGTTTCCAGGGGCCAAGCCGATCGCCAATCCCGAATTGTTGACGCTGCCGTGCGACGTGCTGGTCCCCGCCGCCCTCGAAAACCAGATCACCGAGGCGAACGCCGCCCAGGTGCGCGCCCACATCGTCGTCGAAGCGGCCAACGCCCCCACGACGATGGAGGCCGACCGCATCCTGGAGGAGCGCGGTGTGACGGTATTGCCGGATATTCTCGCCAACGCCGGGGGCGTGGTGGTGAGCTATCTCGAATGGGTGCAGGGGTTGTCGTATCTTTTTTGGGACGAGGACAAGGTCAACTTTGAGCTGGAGAAGTTGATGGTGGGCGCCTACGCGCGCGTGCTGCAACAGGCCACCCAGTTCCGATTGCCCCTCAGGCCCGCCGCCTACACCCTCGCCGTCGGGCGGGTGGTGGAGGCGTTCAACCACCGCGGCCTCTACCCATAACGGCCGTTGCCCTGCGGGGGGTGCCCTTTCTGCTAAAGTTGGAAGGGCAAAATCGCGGGGATGCGGGTGGTTTCGGTATTGGGGCTGGACGTGGGCAGCAAGCGCATCGGTGTAGCCGGCTGCGATCCCACCGGCCTGATTGCCAGCGGTCTTGAGACCATCGTGCGCTCCAACCTGGGCGCGGACCTCGACGCGATTCGCCATTGGATCGAGCGCCGCCGCGCCCAGGCCGTGGTCATCGGTCTGCCGCGCAATATGAACGGTTCCCTGGGCCCCCAGGCTCACCGCATCCAGCACTTCGGCCAGCAACTGGCCCGGGTGATCGATGTGCCGATCGATTATGTCGACGAGCGCCTATCGACCGTGCAGGCCGGACGGGCGCTCCAGTCGGTTTCCGCCACCCGGCGCAAAGCCCTTATCGATCAGCAGGCCGCCGCGATCATCCTTCAGCAGTGGCTCGACATCCGCCGCTGCCAACACCGTCCTACGCAGGAATCCTTAGATGAGCGACACATTGACACTGAAAGATGAAGCCGGCCGCACGCTGGCCTGCGAGCTGGTGACCGAACTGGAGATAGACGGTTCCCAGTACGGGCTGGTCGTGCCCCAGGCGACGCCGGTGCGGCTGATGGCCTGGGAGGCCGCGGAGGGCGACGACGACACCGAAGAAGAGGACGCGCTTCTAGCCGATCTCGACGACGAGGAGATCGAACGGGTGTTCCAGACAGCCCGGGCGGTGCTGGCCGAGCAAGATCTCAAGCTCGTCGATTCAGCCTATTTGCTGATTGTCGAAGGGGACATCCCCAACGCCGAGGAGGCCGAGGTCTATTCGATCGCCGATGACGAGGACGGCGAGGAGATGGAAGAAGAAGAGTACCAGCTGCTTGAAGAATTTTTCTTCGAAGACCGCCGCTACGGCATCTTTACGCCCCTCGATCCGGTGATGCTCTTTGTCGAATTGCCCGAGGGCGGCGAGCCGCGGGTGCTCGAGCCCGAGGAGACCGCGCGCTTGATGCCCAACTTCGAGGAGGCCCTGCTCGATTTGGCCGAGTAGATGGGACGCCGGGGCACCTGGTGGTGGGTACTGCTGGTGCTGGTGGTCTTGGCGCTTGGGGTCGGTGGGTTTTGGGTGAATTCGCCGCCGCCCATCACCAAAGCTATGCGCGTCGTGCTGCCCACCGGCAGCGGCAGTCTGCGTATCGGCCAGATTCTGGCTGAGGCTGGGGCGATCCGCTCCGCCTGGGCCTGGCTGGCACTGGTCTGGGTGCGCGGCTGGCAAAACGACCTCAAAGCCGGCACCTACGAAATTCTCCCGGGCCGCTCGCTGATAGCGGTGGCCGATCAGGTGCGCCGCGGCGAGACGCTGCGCTTTCGCTATCAGATCATCGAAGGCTGGAACCTAGATCAGATGGCCCGCTACTTCGAGCAGTTGGGCTACTTTCGCGCCCAGGAATTTCTCTCCCTCACCAGCGGACCCGGCATGATCCGCCCCACCTGGCTGCCCGCGGGTCTCGACCGGCTGGAAGGCTTTTTGTTTCCGAGTACCTACGAGCTTCCCGCCGAAACCCTGGGAGCGCGCGCCGCCGTAAGCCAGATGCTTTCGACCTTCGAGAAGACCGCCCTACCGCTGTGGCGGGCTCAAGCCAAACCGGCCCGGCCGCTCAAAGACTGGGTGGCGCTTGCGAGCCTGGTCGAAAAAGAAGCGGCCGTGGGTGAGGAGCGCGCCACGATCGCCGGGGTCTTCGCCAACCGCCTGCGCCTCGGCATGCCCCTCGCCTCCGACCCGACCGTCGAGTACGCCTTCGGCATCCGCCAGACCGCCGACACCCCCCTCACCTACGCCCAGGTGCGCCAGCCCTCGCCCTACAACACCTATATCAACCCCGGCTTGCCCCCGACGCCCATCGCTTCGCCGGGGCTGGCAAGCCTCGAAGCCGCCCTGGCCCCGGCGGCCACGCCGTATCTGTATTTCGTCGCCCGCTACGACGGCACCCACGTCTTCAGCCGCACCGAGGCCGAGCACGAGCAGGCCAAGCGCCAGATCCGCGCCGAGCGGCGGGCGGGGACCGGATCCGACCCCCAGCCCCGGTAGCTGGTAAACTCGGAGAAGCCCGAAGCGCGCCATGCCTGGAAAAAACCTGCTCAAACCCGATTTGATTGTGGCCGGTCCCGTGTCGGATTTGAGTTTCGCCTGGCTCAAGCAGCGCGACATCGCCGGGCTGATTCTCGACCTTGACGACACCCTGCTGGCCCTGGGCGAGCAGATGGTCAACACCCGGGTTGTGGAGTGGGTGGCGCGCGCCCGCCTCGAATTTCGTCTTTATATTGTCAGCAACAATCCCAACCGAAACTTCATCGAACCGATCGCCCTGTCGCTATCGCTGCCTTTTATCAACCGGGCGGCGAAGCCTTCGCGCCGCGCCCTGCGCCGCGTGCTGCAGGAGATGCAGCTGCCGCCCGAGCGCGTGGCGATCGTGGGCGATCGGTTGCTCACCGACGTGCTGGCCGGCAACCGCCTGGGACTGGTGACGGTTCTGGTCGAGCCGCCGGGACCGAGCCGGGCCTTGCGCGGCAGCTGGCTGCGGGCGGTGGAGCGCAGTTTTTCTTCCCGGATGTGGTGGTGGCCCGCCCGGGGGATCCCTCCCGGGGCAGATCTTAAATAAAACTAAGAACAGTCCCGTTACCGGACATTCAGCCGTAGCATCGAAATGCTATAGAGATGGGGCTTCACTATATCGCCCTAAACGATAAATCCTTGCTAAATTTTTGGGACCAGGTTATCTCCGAGCGAGGCAACCTGGTTTTTTAATGGCTATTGTGGACTCATGAAACAGCCGCCCAAACGTCGCCCCGAGCGCAAGCGCCCCATGCCGATGCGCCGCTTCGAGGAAGCCGCCGAGACCCTCGACGAAGAAGAAAAAAAGACGCGCAAGCCCCTCAAGGACGACCCGCTTGCAGACGCCGAGGTGCCGCGCTATTTGCGGCGCGACACCCAAAATACCGGCGCTCTGGTGCGCATCTCACTGGTGGCGACGGGACTGTTGACCGTGGCGATCGTGGCGGTGGCTTTTTTGACCCGGCCGGAGCCCAACCCGGAGGTGCCAGCCGGGCTCAAGCTCGACCGCGGCCTGGGGGTACTCGCTTCGCCCCGCGGTTACACCGCCGTCCTTTACCCGCCGGGGACAGCGGGGGCCAAAAAACTGGTGAGCCTGCAAGACGGCCAGAGCGGCGATGAAAAAGACGGCTTTGTCTGGTTCAAGGACTTGCCTTCGCGCGCCGTGCCGGCGGGCAACTATGTGCTCGACATTTCTGCCCCCGGCTACAAGAACCGCCGCCTGCCGGTCGTGGTACAGGCGGGCAAACCCGCCCGGGTAGGTTATAACACCAACACGGCGCTTGAGAAGGCGGGCGGTTAGTTGAAGCGGGTGCGCGTGCGGGTGCCGGCCACCTCCGCCAACCTTGGGCCGGGCTTCGACTGTCTGGGGGTGGCCCTGGATCTGGCCAACGAGTTTGATTTTTGCGAAGCCGACCGCTTCGAGTGTGCCGTCTACAGCGCCGTCTCGCCCGAGGACGCCCGGCAGGTGGCAACCGACGAGCGCAATCTGGCCTGGCGGGCGTTTACCCATCTGTTCGAGTACCTGGGCAAAACCCCGCCTGCCGTGGCGCTTACCGTGACGATGCACGTCCCCCTCGGGCGCGGGCTGGGCAGCTCAGCCACGGCGATCGTGGGCGGCATCGCCGCCGCCAACCGCTGGCTGGGTTCGCCCCTTTCCACCCCCGAATGGCTGCTTTTGGCAAGCCGCCTGGAAGGGCACCCCGACAACGTCGTACCCGCCGCTTTGGGTGGTTGTCAGTTGTCAATTTTGGGCGAAACGCTGCTCACCTGTGCCCTCGATTGGCACCCGCAGATCGCTCTGGTGCTCGCGGTGCCGGATTTTGCCCTGGCCACCAGCAAAGCCCGCGCCGCCTTGCCCAAGACCATCCCCCATACCGACGCCGTTTTTAATGCCGCCCACCTGGCTCTTTTGGTGCGCGCCCTGGCCACCGGAGACGGCCATTGGCTTGCCGAAGCGCTTCAAGACCGGCTCCACCAGCCCTACCGCGCCGGGCTGATTCCCAGTTGGGAGGAGGTACGCGCCGCTGCTCTGGAAGCGGGTGCCTGGGGGGTGGTGATCAGCGGCGCCGGACCGAGCGTGCTTGCCCTCGTCCATCACGATCGCGCCGAAGCCGTCCGGCAGGCCATAGCATCGGCGTGGGCAAGCGCCCGTTTGTACCGCCCGGGGCTGGATCCGACCGGCTGCCGCGTCGAAGTCGAAGCGGATTGAACCACCGATTATGATCGGACCAACCAACGCGCGTGCAAAAAGGCACCCGGGCGATGCAGACACCAACATTTGTGCAGGATGACTGGATGCGGGCCAGTTGGGAGAGCTTCCTGGCTCTGGCGGACAATCCGGCGCTTGCCCACGCCAAGATGTACTATTGCTGCGGCTGGATGCGCATCGAAATGTCTCCCGTTGGACCGGCCCACGCCGAAGATAACAACCTTATCGCCCAGGTTGTAGGCATCTTTGCCTTTTCGCAGGAGATACGCCTCAAAGGCTATGTCAACCTGACTTTGCGCAAGACGGGGCTCCAGGAGGCGCAGCCGGATTTGGCGTACTATCTGGAGAACCAGTCGCCGCGCCCCGCACGCACCAACAACCCCGTCGATCTAGAACAAATCGCAGCACCGGCCCTGGCCATCGAAATATCCGCCACGACGCTAGGAGACGATACGGGGAAGAAGCGCGAACTTTACGCCCAGTTAGGAGTTGGGGAGTACTGGGTAGTGAATGCCGAAAACACCCAGGTGATTCTGTTCGGCCCGATTCCTGGTGTCAACAGTCTGGAGCCAATTGCGGCGTCGCGGGTGTTGCCGGGGTTGACGGCGGCGAGGCTTTGCGAAGCGCTGCGGCTCGGGCAAAGCGAGGGGGATGCGGCGGCAATCCAATACGTGCTCGACCTGGAATAAAGGCTAACGGCGCGCCGGCATAAAGCCCGGATGGGTGCGAGCATTTTTCGAAGCGGAAACACTTTTACCCAGTTAGTGCGTCCAGTTTATCGAGTAATTTTAAGCCTGATTCTGGGTTTCCAATCGCTGCCATTGCCTTGAATCGGGTATAAGCATCGAATTCTGCCAGAGCGATCGTAGAAAGCTCTTCAATCAGCTTATTGACGCTAATCCCCCTGGTTTGAGCCAGTTCCTTCAATCGCTCGTGTTTGTCGTCCGGTAACCGAATCGTGAGCGTTGCCATTTCTGTTTACCTCCTAATCATCTCTTCTGGTTTTAAGATAGACAAATCTGGAAATAGCAACTCAGCGTTTTGAAAGTCTCTGGCATTATTTGTAGCAATCATTTGGGCATTGCCGGCTACCGCAAGTTCGATTAAATGATTGTCAGCCTCGTCTTTTAGATTGGGTCGCCATAGATAGTAAATAAAAATCCATTTACTCGCACTCATAAATGCATGCATTAAAGTCAGTATTTCATTCTGGCTCAAAGGGCATTGGGCAAGAATATACGGTCACCCAACAATGGATTCATACTCACAAAACAATGCATTTCCCATTAAAGGCTGATATTCCCCCTGAAGACAACGCCGAACGAGTTCTCGGCTGGGTCCAGCCGAGCCGATGAGGGCGCTGATAAAGACGCTAGTATCAACGACGATTTTGGTCAGCATGTCGTCCCATGACAGCATATATGCAATCATGAAGATTGGCCATTTTCTCCCGGCGGGTCTGCTGCAAAACTTATGAGTTAACCGGTTTTCCAGCTGAGGGCCTGCAGTTGGCGGTCGTCTTGGGCGAACTGGCCTTGCTTGAGCTACTGATGCGGACGAGGTTGGAAGCTTCGGCATAGCCCAGGCATACACGAGTCAGCCTTGCTCACACTTTGAGGCTGCCTGTCAGTTCAGGCTTTTGACCTCTTGACGAGCTCAATCTCGCTGGACTGAACCCCTAAGGTGAGACAATCTTTTCAGCTCTGTCAAGTGTGATGGATCACGGAGATGCATATCATGTCTAAGTCCCATCGTTCCTTCACCACTGACTTTAAATTACAGGTTGTCCGAGAAGTCGAGGCCGGTGCCCAGCTCCCGCGCGCTGCGCACCCGCCCTGTACGAATGCGCTCATCCAATTGAATTAATCGCTCGAACTGCCGAAAAGAAGGCTCACTCATCAGCGCGAAGATAATAGTAAATCAAGTCCAAGCCGATACGATGGCTTGTCAGATTGTGAGCGGTCGCATACCCAATTTGTGGAGCTACTGCCTGCCGACACTACTGGAACCACAGTGCTCAAACCGATTGAAAACTGCGCAGGGGAGCAAGCGCGGTCGATGGCGCAGTCGGTGCATGGCACCTGCAAAACATCCGAAGAACCGATCATTTTCCGCGGCTCACCCTCGCTCGGTAGGCTTTCACCATCTGTACCGTCACGTCTTCTGGATAGCAAAACGGGCTGTACCCGCCGGCGCGGTGGTAAGCACTCCTTCGCCCACACCGGCTGCCGTTGCGTGCGCTGCTGTACGGACACGGGCAGTTTCCGGGGTAGCTCGTTGTCGATTCTTCGATGAGTGTATTTTTAATTTGCTCGTCGGTCAGGGCGCGAGCCTCTGTTGCGATCAAAATCGGCAGCACAACGAGTCCGAGCAACAAAGCCCCGCGCAGAGCAGCAAATAGACGCCGCCACAGCAGAGATTCAATCGCATTATCTGATCTCCTTAGAGCACTCTTGCAGCAAACTACAGCTGTGCCAATACCTGAACAATCTGAACCTAGTGCCATGGGCAACAACTCCGGGGAAGAAAGACGGTACCTGACCCTTTTCGGGCCTGCGGCAGAGTATCTCCCATATACAGGGGAGACGCGCACTGGTTTTGCAAATCTTCATATTTGCAATTTTCGAGTCCGTTTCGGGTCGAAAAATCTGCATAAAACTTCAAAACTAAAGCTAATATCCAGCTCAGATGCCTTAAACTCTGGAATCTGTTTGTAAATCTAATTCAAAGCTCGAGCGATGTCATAGCTTCTGTATCTGTCGGGCTTGAGCTACCGAGAACCGTTTTGCAGCCTAGTCTAATCAAGCAAGCTTTCGAATGGCAAAGGGGATAATGCAACGCGTTCTACTGGCGCAAGCAATATCTGAGCGACGGGTGCGCCTTACCCGGCATAGCATCCGCGAAGCCACCAATGATCTATTATCACGGCAGGATATCTTCGACTCTGTCCTGGACGGTGGAGAGATCATCGAGGAATATCCCCATGCTTTTCCGCTGCCTGCTTGCTTGGAGTTGGGATTCACCGCTCTGGGAGAACCTGTCCATTCTGTCTAGGGCTACGATGAGGGCAAGCGGGCCGCAGTACTGGTCACCGACCTGACCCCGATCGATAGACCGACTGGAGGTCTAGAAAATGACGCTTGAGCAGTTGCAACAATGGGCGCAATCACAAATCGACAACACCGCCCGACCGGAAGTTCGTCCCGATATCGCCGTCAGCATTCTGCAGCTTATCGATGAACTCGAAGAACTCAAAGAGCAGCAGCAGGCCAGTCAGATCAAGGACAAGGGCTAGAACTCGAGGCAGTCTGTTCCGGCCAGGTATCAACGGTGCCGGACCGTCTACCTCGACATAAACAATGCCCTGGAGTTTGGTGCATTCCATGCCGGGAGCTACGAAATGCACTCCCTGCCCGGCGGCGATGAGCGCCAGACACTCCTGTCGCGCTCTTTACAGGGTCACCAGCGAAGCTCCAGCACCATTTTCAGATGCAGTTGCCTACCCAATAGCTGTGCCGCAGTCGACACGCAAAGCGTGCACGCACTGGGAGTACAAGCCGAGCCCACCCACCGAGTCTCCGGCCTACCGCGCCATTCAGTCCGGGGGGTGTCGGGGGGTGGCACCCCTCGACGCGGGGAGGGGGAGAGCGCGAGAGGGGCACCCGAAGGGGGTGCCGCCTCTCGCTCCACAGACTCGCGTGCATAACCAGGTGCCAGGTGCCAGGTGTCAGGGTAAAAACCGTTGTCCACTCAGGTTGCTAGCCTGCCTGCCGTTGTCTATCCCACTGCAAACCGCTCTAGATCTCGCGGCGGCCTTCGAGGGCGCGCGCCAGGGTCATCTCGTCGGCATATTCGAGATCGCCCCCCACCGGCAGGCCGAAGGCAATACGCGTCACGCGCGGTCCGAGCACTTTGACGTACTTGCTCAAATACATGGTCGTCATCTCCCCTTCGGTGCTCGGGTTGATGGCGAGGATCACCTCTTTGACCGTATCGGTCCCGACGCGCTGGAGCAGTTCTTTGATGCGCAACTGCTCGGGGCCGATGCCTTCCATGGGATTGATGAGACCGCCCAGCACGTGGTAATGCCCCTTGAACTCGCGGGTGCGCTCGATGGCGACCAAGTCGCGCGGCTCGGCCACCACGCAAATCATCTCGCCCTGGCGGCCGGGCTGGCGGCAGAGGTCGCAAGGGTCTTCGGCAGAAAGATTAAAACAGCGGCTGCACACGCCGATTTGCTCCGTCGCTTCGACAAGGGCCTGGGCCAGTTGTAATGCCTCGGACTTGGGGCGGCGCAAAAGATGAAATGCCAGGCGCTGGGCCGTCTTGGGGCCGATGCCCGGCAGGCGCTGCAAGTGTTCGATGAGTCGAGCCAGGGGCCGGGTGTACATGGGCTATCCCGGGTATGAAGTAACCGGTGCCGCTTCTGGGCGGCGCCGACCAAGAAAAGCGTGGCTGGCTAGAAGCCGAGACCTGGGGGAAACTCCATGCCGCCGGTCAATTCCTGCATCTTCGCCTTCATCGTCTCGGCGGACTTGGTGTAAGCGTCTTTGTAGGCGGTCAGCAGCAGGTCTTCGACGACTTCTTTGCTCTCCGAGAGCAGCTGCGGGTCGATGGTGACGCTGGTCGGTTCCTGGTTGCCGCTTAAAGTCACCTTGACCAGACCACCGCCGGCCACACCCTCGATCGAAAGTGCAGCCAGTTCGTCCTGGAGCTTGGCGCTGCCTTCTTGGATCTGCTTGACGCGCTTGAGCGCTTCCTGGAACTGGCCCATCGGACCAAAGCCTTTGCTCATATGGATCGTTCTCCTGGAGGCTGTTTTATTGTAATCAATTTGGACGGTTGTCCAGGGAGCCGCCCCTCAGCGCGAACCGGTCATCCGGGCGCGGTAGTCGCGACAGAGATTGCCCACCAGCGACTGGCAAATGCCGGCGTTCATGGTGCTCACCGCCGCCTGGGCGGCCGATTGGACCACCGGCTGCGGGAGCATGCCCAAAAAGCCCGGCAGCGCAATGCGAATGCCGAAATTGGCCTCCCAGAAGACCACGACACTATCTGCCGCTGGATCGAGACGAAACAAGCCGGCAAAATCGGCCTCGTAGCCCGGCTCCGGCAGGGGAACCGAGTACAAACGGTAGAGGCGTTCGTCCTCCTCGACCACCCGCAGGGCCATGCGCGGAGCCACCCGAAAACCGAGAGCTCCCAACTCGGGCAGTTGCAGGCGGTAGGCGCCCGCGGCAACCTCCACCTTGAGGGGCCGAAAACCGACCGGGATCCAGTGATCCGGCTTGCGCAGATAGCTCACCAGCGGCGGCAGGTCCGTCTGCAGGCGCACATCTCCGCGCTGGCTGTCTTTAAGGGAAAGCGATGTCGACATGCGTTTGATTGTACGCTTGGGAACAACAAAGGCCAGGCATTCAACTTTGAAAACACCGATGCGCTTGCGCGCCACTCTCTGGGCAATGGTTACTTTGCTGACGGTTGGCGCCCTTGGTGTCCGGGCAGAATCGACAAATTCCCCTGCTACGGCGGGACAAACATCCGTGCCACCCCCCGTGACCGGTGTGCCCCTGATCGATTCGCCCTCGGTGCTGCAGTGGCCTGCCGATAACCCACCGAGCCTGGCAACCCTGGCCGAACCAACCGCCAACCGGAGCTTCGACTTCCACGCCAGCATCGATCGCTGCGATATGGTGCTGGTCAGTTCGGGCAACTACCACATGGCGCTGCGCGAGTTGTGGTTCGATGTGTATCTCAAAAAGTACGTGCCCGGCCTCAAAAACTGGTACTACACCACCAGCCCGCCGTTGGCCCCGGCGCTGATTCAAAGCGGATATTTAAGCGTCGATAATCTAGCGGCACGCTGTCGGCCGCAAGTGGTCGTGGGTCCGGCCTCCGAGATCGATGCGTTGGCCGCCCTGGGTGCTGCCGAAGGCCCGCGGTTGCCCCTCCATACAAGCCGCGGCAACGTCATCCTGGTCAAAAAAGGCAATCCCAAAGCGATTCGCACCGTCTGGGATCTAGGTAGGGCGGATATCCGGGTGGTCACCCCCAACCCCAAGACTGAGCAGGGCACCTTCGCCAACTACAGCGGCAGCATCTACGATATCGCCGCGGGCGACCCCGCACCGCCCAAAGGGGCAAACGCCAGACAACTCTATAACGCCATCTTCAACAACGGCGAAATCAAGAACAAATGGCTCTCCGGCAGCCGCATCCACCATCGCGAGATACCCTGGTCCATTGCCCACGGTCAGGCGGATGCCGGGGTGATTTTCTACCATCTGGCTTTCTATCTGGCCCAATCGTTCCCGGAGCTGTTCGAGATTGTTCCTTTAGGTGGCACGGTCGACAAACCCCAGCCCCTGCCGGGCAATCGGACCGCTACCCTTTATGCCACGCGGGTCGGCGGCGATTGGAATGCCGTGCAGTTGAACGCGAGAGAGAAGCTGATCGAGGCGTTCAGTTCGGAGGATTTCACTCAGATTCTCCAAAAATACGGCCTGCGCAGGCCCTAGCCTGCATCCGATTGCCACACCTGCAGCCCCGGCCTAAGATGCGGGAGGACTATGCCCCGCGCCAGAGTGACCCATGACTACCATCCTCCGCATCGAGCGCAGTGCTGTCGATCGATTGGAGCTGAGCACCGTCGGCACCCACATAGAGCAGCTGGCGGGGGACCCGCTCGCCAACGCCCGCCAGATCCGCTTTGAGATTGACTATCCGCTCGCTGAGGCCGATCCGCGCGAATTGCCGGAGGTGCAGGAGGTGCGGCTATTTTTTATCCGCCTCGATGCGCGCTACCCGTGGCTTCCGTATCTGCTCGACTGGCGCTCCGGCGAATTGACACGCTTTGCAGCGATGCTCGTACCCCACCAGTTCAGCGCTAAGGACGGCATCACCTTTGCCCCCGAAGCAATGGAAATCTTTGTGATGCACAAAATTTTCGTGATGGCCGATTGGCTGACCAGCAAAGGAATCGCCAACCGCTCGGAGCTGCGCTATCTGGCCCAGGCCCTGGGTTACGACATCGACGCCGAATTTTTTGAGTTGCTCACCCTCTAAGGCGAAGCGCCCATCGGGCTTAAGAAGCGCATGCTACGATTTGCGCAAAAATGCGCGTGGGTGCCGATGTGTTCGTTCTAGATGCTACTGCCCAACAGACTACTGCCGCGCCGAGCGAGCGGGCGCGTTTTCGCCGCACCAAGATTGTCGCCACCATCGGTCCCGCTGTCGACGACCCGCAGGCTCTGCGCCGGCTCATCCAGGCCGGGGCGACGACCCTCAGACTCAATTTTTCCCACGGCACCCACGAGGAGCACCGCCGCCGCATCGGCCTCATCCGCCAGATTTCCTTTGAACTCAACCAGCCGGTGGCCATCCTGCAGGATCTGCAAGGCCCCAAGATCCGGTTGGGCAAATTTGCCGACGGACCGATCGTCCTCAAGCACGGCGACCCGTTTATTCTGACCAGCCACGACGTGCCCGCCAACCAGCACATCAGTCCGATCACCTACTCGCGGCTTATCCAGGAAGTGCCCAGCGGCGCCACGATCTTGCTCGACGACGGGCGGGTGGAACTGGTGGTCGAGCGGGTGGACCTCGAAGCCCAATACCTGCACTGCCGGACGGTGGGGGGGGGCAAGCTCTCCAACAGCAAAGGCGTCAACTTTCCCGGCGTCACCCTCTCGGTGCCGGCGATGACCGAAAAGGACCGCGAGGATTTGCTCTTTGGCCTCAACCAGGGCGTCGATTGGGTGGCCCTCAGTTTTGTGCGCACC
Protein-coding sequences here:
- a CDS encoding CRR6 family NdhI maturation factor: MTTILRIERSAVDRLELSTVGTHIEQLAGDPLANARQIRFEIDYPLAEADPRELPEVQEVRLFFIRLDARYPWLPYLLDWRSGELTRFAAMLVPHQFSAKDGITFAPEAMEIFVMHKIFVMADWLTSKGIANRSELRYLAQALGYDIDAEFFELLTL
- a CDS encoding DUF1997 domain-containing protein; protein product: MSTSLSLKDSQRGDVRLQTDLPPLVSYLRKPDHWIPVGFRPLKVEVAAGAYRLQLPELGALGFRVAPRMALRVVEEDERLYRLYSVPLPEPGYEADFAGLFRLDPAADSVVVFWEANFGIRIALPGFLGMLPQPVVQSAAQAAVSTMNAGICQSLVGNLCRDYRARMTGSR
- a CDS encoding YbaB/EbfC family nucleoid-associated protein; amino-acid sequence: MSKGFGPMGQFQEALKRVKQIQEGSAKLQDELAALSIEGVAGGGLVKVTLSGNQEPTSVTIDPQLLSESKEVVEDLLLTAYKDAYTKSAETMKAKMQELTGGMEFPPGLGF
- a CDS encoding substrate-binding domain-containing protein, producing the protein MPPPVTGVPLIDSPSVLQWPADNPPSLATLAEPTANRSFDFHASIDRCDMVLVSSGNYHMALRELWFDVYLKKYVPGLKNWYYTTSPPLAPALIQSGYLSVDNLAARCRPQVVVGPASEIDALAALGAAEGPRLPLHTSRGNVILVKKGNPKAIRTVWDLGRADIRVVTPNPKTEQGTFANYSGSIYDIAAGDPAPPKGANARQLYNAIFNNGEIKNKWLSGSRIHHREIPWSIAHGQADAGVIFYHLAFYLAQSFPELFEIVPLGGTVDKPQPLPGNRTATLYATRVGGDWNAVQLNAREKLIEAFSSEDFTQILQKYGLRRP
- a CDS encoding CopG family transcriptional regulator, yielding MATLTIRLPDDKHERLKELAQTRGISVNKLIEELSTIALAEFDAYTRFKAMAAIGNPESGLKLLDKLDALTG
- a CDS encoding DUF4258 domain-containing protein codes for the protein MQRVLLAQAISERRVRLTRHSIREATNDLLSRQDIFDSVLDGGEIIEEYPHAFPLPACLELGFTALGEPVHSV
- a CDS encoding Uma2 family endonuclease, which translates into the protein MQTPTFVQDDWMRASWESFLALADNPALAHAKMYYCCGWMRIEMSPVGPAHAEDNNLIAQVVGIFAFSQEIRLKGYVNLTLRKTGLQEAQPDLAYYLENQSPRPARTNNPVDLEQIAAPALAIEISATTLGDDTGKKRELYAQLGVGEYWVVNAENTQVILFGPIPGVNSLEPIAASRVLPGLTAARLCEALRLGQSEGDAAAIQYVLDLE
- the recR gene encoding recombination mediator RecR; amino-acid sequence: MYTRPLARLIEHLQRLPGIGPKTAQRLAFHLLRRPKSEALQLAQALVEATEQIGVCSRCFNLSAEDPCDLCRQPGRQGEMICVVAEPRDLVAIERTREFKGHYHVLGGLINPMEGIGPEQLRIKELLQRVGTDTVKEVILAINPSTEGEMTTMYLSKYVKVLGPRVTRIAFGLPVGGDLEYADEMTLARALEGRREI